From Mobula birostris isolate sMobBir1 chromosome 8, sMobBir1.hap1, whole genome shotgun sequence, the proteins below share one genomic window:
- the actr2a gene encoding actin-related protein 2-A, translating to MDSQGRKVVVCDNGTGFVKCGYAGSNFPEHIFPALVGRPIIRSTAKVGNIEIKDLMVGDEASELRSMLEVNYPMENGIVRNWDDMKHLWDYTFGPEKLDVDSRNCKILLTEPPMNPTKNREKIIEVMFETYQFNGVYIAIQAVLTLYAQGLLTGVVVDSGDGVTHICPVYEGFSLPHLTRRLDIAGRDITRYLIKLLLLRGYAFNHSADFETVRMMKEKLCYVGYNIEQEQKLALETTVLVESYTLPDGRVIKVGGERFEAAEALFQPHLINVEGVGVAELLFNTIQAADIDTRSEFYKHIVLSGGSTMYPGLPSRLERELKQLYLERVLKGDVEKLSKFKIRIEDPPRRKHMVFLGGAVLADIMKDKDNFWMTRQEYEEKGVRVLEKLGVTVR from the exons ATGGACAGTCAAGGCAGGAAAGTGGTGGTCTGTGACAACGGCACTGGG TTTGTGAAGTGCGGCTATGCTGGCTCCAACTTTCCAGAGCACATCTTTCCAGCACTGGTGGGACGTCCCATCATCCGTTCCACTGCCAAAGTTGGGAATATCGAGATCAAG GATCTCATGGTGGGTGATGAAGCTAGTGAATTGCGTTCTATGTTAGAGGTTAATTATCCCATGGAAAATGGTATAGTACGAAACTGGGATGACATGAAGCATCTTTGGGATTATACGTTTGGCCCAGAGAAGCTAGATGTAGATTCAAGGAATTGCAAGATTCTTCTGACAGAACCACCAATGAACCCCACAAAGAACAGAGAAAAGATAATAGAG gtCATGTTTGAGACATACCAGTTTAATGGTGTATACATTGCCATTCAGGCAGTGCTGACGTTGTATGCTCAAG GTTTACTAACTGGTGTGGTTGTGGACTCGGGTGATGGTGTGACACACATCTGCCCCGTTTACGAAGGATTTTCATTGCCCCATCTAACAAGGAGACTTGATATTGCAGGCAGGGACATCACCCGATACCTCATTAAG TTACTTCTCCTGCGGGGATATGCTTTCAATCACTCGGCTGACTTTGAAACTGTCCGCATGATGAAGGAAAAGCTGTGTTATGTGGGGTACAACATCGAACAGGAACAGAAACTAGCACTGGAAACCACTGTTTTAGTGGAATCCTACACG CTTCCAGATGGTCGGGTCATAAAAGTTGGAGGAGAGCGTTTTGAAGCTGCAGAAGCCCTGTTTCAGCCTCACCTCATTAATGTTGAGGGTGTTGGAGTTGCTGAGTTGCTTTTCAATACCATTCAGGCTGCGGATATTGATACCAG ATCGGAATTCTACAAACACATTGTCCTCTCAGGTGGCTCCACCATGTATCCTGGCTTACCTTCACGCCTGGAGCGTGAACTGAAACAGCTGTACCTTGAACGTGTACTGAAAGGAGATGTTGAGAAGCTTTCT AAATTCAAGATTCGTATAGAAGATCCACCACGTCGCAAACATATGGTGTTCCTGGGTGGGGCTGTGTTAGCAGACATCATGAAAGACAAGGATAACTTCTGGATGACCCGACAAGAGTACGAGGAAAAGGGTGTGCGTGTGCTAGAGAAACTCGGTGTGACTGTTCGATAA